A window from Kwoniella pini CBS 10737 chromosome 1, complete sequence encodes these proteins:
- a CDS encoding leucine-tRNA ligase, with protein sequence MAAAVNHDAKAGSVVVMEKTDKRDYLIALESSAQKSWSTSQSFEANPPPLPEGIKSYADFFASGQSMEELQKKYPKWFGTFPYAYMNGSLHLGHAFTISKIEFAAGFERMRGKKVLFPVGYHATGMPIKAASDKLIREMELFGEDFSGYKEDTEEDSSTSAPPVPTTTALPAKSLESTDPSKGKKGKLNAKSTGLTYQFQILELIGVPREELKKFADPYYWLTYFPPIAKEDLTGLGARVDWRRQFLTTEANPYYDSFVRWQMNKLYQQGKVKFGKRYTIYSPKDGQPCMDHDRQSGEAVNPQEYTAVKMEVLEWGPEVTSEVKQAVGGKKVWMVAATLRPETMYGQTNCFVGPTLKYGLFESAHNELYLITERAARNMAFQGIFEGESGRVEKVADVIGSELLGTKVAPPFGIAKEVYVLPMEGVLATKGTGVVTSVPSDSPDDYRTLMDLRKKAEMYKIKPEWAAVDPIPVLKTPKYGDMAAEFLCNELKIQSQRDKDKLAEAKDLTYKEGFYNGVMVIGDFKGETVQDAKPKVRQQMIDAGLATAYAEPESEVISRSADVCVVALVDQWYLDYGEDSWKASAFKLLEQMNTYQTETRNAFEAVLNWLNKWACARSYGLGSKLPWDPVWLVESLSDSTIYMSYYTIANLLHEDMFGKNPGPLGIKPEQMTDEVWEYVLGSGELPENSPVEAEKAAQLKYHFSYFYPVDVRSSGKDLIPNHLTFWIYVHAALFPEKQWPRAVRTNGHLMLNGKKMSKSTGNFLTMREATKKYGADAARFTLADAGDDITDANFEETVANAAILRLHTACLWAEEMKSIESTLRTGEFNEFDKGFQAEMDALIESTYKYFDQMEFKSALKSGLYDFENARNWYRLISDPSNGGQGMHKEMVFKWIRNNTLLITPFTPHYSEHIWKNVLGEKTDIQQAKFPKISKPIEKSILEQNEYMKQVVDKLRSAESNLNKKKGKGKSTTTYDSNKPKQTRIYVAENYPEWQEKVIDLIKKSYNLNGIKEINEIKLRELLSESGLIKDKKVMPFVQQIKKKLQIEGEDAFERSLSFNELNTLKILIPYIKSSAKFTNVEVISINEIKENLKNNNKEELSNKENYDLIKIENSQPGLPEVQFWNE encoded by the exons ATGGCAGCTGCAGTCAATCACGATGCCAAAGCTGGTTCAGTAGTAGTCATGGAGAAG ACGGATAAGAGAGATTATTTGATTGCTCTCGAATCTTCAGCTCAAAAATCATGGTCTACCTCTCAATCATTTGAAGCTAAtccaccacctcttcctgaaggaattaaatcatatgCTGATTTCTTCGCTTCTGGTCAATCTATGgaagaattacaaaagaaatatCCAAAATGGTTTGGTACTTTTCCTTATGCGTATATGAATGGTTCTCTTCATTTAGGACATGCTTTTACAATtagtaaaattgaatttgcagCTGGTTTCGAAAGAATGAGGGGTAAAAAAGTTTTATTCCCTGTAGGATATCATGCTACTGGAATGCCAATTAAG gCTGCTTcagataaattaataaGAGAAATGGAACTTTTCGGAGAAGATTTTTCAGGATATAAAGAAgatacagaagaagattcttCTACATCTGCACCTCCTGTTCCAACTACAACAGCACTTCCAGCAAAATCATTAGAATCTACAGATCcatcaaaaggtaaaaaaggaaaattaaATGCTAAATCAACTGGATTAacatatcaatttcaaattcttgaaTTAATTGGTGTACCTAGAGAAGAACTTAAAAAATTTGCTGATCCTTATTACTGGTTAACTTATTTCCCACCTATCGCTAAGGAAGATTTAACAGGATTAGGAGCTAGAGTGGATTGGAGAAGACAATTTTTGACTA CTGAAGCAAACCCATACTACGATTCTTTCGTTCGATGGCAAATGAACAAACTTTACCAACAAGGTAAAGTGAAATTCGGTAAAAGATATACAATCTACTCGCCAAAAGACGGTCAACCATGTATGGATCACGATCGTCAGTCTGGAGAAGCCGTTAATCCCCAAGAATACACCGCTGTTAAGATGGAAGTTCTTGAATGGGGACCAGAAGTTACAAGTGAGGTCAAGCAAGCTGTAGGAGGAAAGAAAGTCTGGATGGTAGCTGCTACTCTTCGACCGGAAACCAT GTACGGCCAAACTAATTGTTTCGTCGGACCCACTCTCAAATACGGTCTCTTCGAATCCGCCCACAACGAACTTTATCTTATCACCGAACGAGCTGCCCGTAACATGGCTTTCCAAGGTATCTTTGAGGGTGAAAGCGGGCGAGTAGAGAAAGTTGCAGATGTTATTGGTTCAGAATTGCTTGGTACTAAAGTTGCACCTCCATTCGGTATTGCTAAGGAAGTTTACGTTCTTCCAATGGAAGGGGTTCTCGCTACCAAG GGAACCGGTGTGGTTACCTCCGTACCATCCGATTCACCAGACGATTACCGAACGCTCATGGACTTGAGAAAGAAAGCTGAGATGTACAAAATCAAACCCGAATGGGCAGCTGTCGACCCTATCCCTGTCCTCAAAACCCCTAAATACGGTGATATGGCCGCTGAATTCCTCTGTAACGAGCTCAAGATCCAGTCTCAACGAGATAAGGATAAACTTGCTGAAGCAAAGGATTTGACTTACAAAGAAGGTTTCTACAACGGTGTGATGGTTATTGGTGACTTCAAAGGTGAAACTGTTCAAGATGCTAAACCTAAAGTCAGACAACAAATGATCGATGCTGGACTTGCTACCGCTTATGCTGAGCCTGAAAGCGAAGTCATTTCGCGATCCGCCGATGTATGTGTGGTAGCTTTGGTGGATCAGTGGTATCTCGATTACGGAGAGGACAGCTGGAAGGCTTCTGCGTTCAA GCTCCTTGAACAAATGAACACATACCAGACCGAAACTCGAAACGCTTTCGAAGCCGTTCTCAACTGGCTCAATAAGTGGGCTTGTGCGCGATCATATGGTTTAGGTTCAAAACTCCCCTGGGATCCTGTATGGCTCGTCGAGTCTTTATCCGATTCAACCATTTACATGTCATATTACACAATTGCCAACTTGTTGCATGAGGACATGTTTGGTAAAAACCCTGGACCTTTAGGTATCAAACCTGAACAAATGACTGATGAAGTATGGGAATACGTCCTTGGATCTGGtgaattacctgaaaattCACCCGTCGAGGCCGAGAAAGCCGCTCAACTTAAATATCACTTCTCCTATTTCTACCCCGTTGATGTCCGATCATCAGGTAAAGATTTGATCCCTAACCACTTGACTTTCTGGATCTACGTTCATGCTGCGCTCTTCCCTGAGAAACAATGGCCCAGAGCTGTACGAACGAATGGACATTTGATGTTGAACGGAAAGAAGATGTCCAAATCAACTGGAAACTTCTTGACCATGAGAGAAGCTACCAAGAAGTATGGAGCAGATGCCGCAAGATTCACCCTTGCCGATGCGGGTGACGATATCACCGATGCAAA CTTCGAGGAAACCGTCGCCAATGCTGCTATTCTTCGATTACATACTGCTTGTCTTTGGGCAGAGGAGATGAAATCGATTGAATCTACTCTTCGAACAGGCGAATTCAACGAATTCGATAAAGGTTTCCAAGCAGAGATGGATGCCTTAATTGAGTCAACTTACAAATACTTTGATCA AATGGAATTCAAATCTGCACTTAAATCAGGATTATACgattttgaaaatgctAGAAATTGGTATAGATTAATTTCAGATCCTTCAAATGGTGGACAAGGAATGCATAAAGAAATGGTATTTAAATGGATTAGAAATAATACATTATTAATTACACCATTTACACCACATTATTCTGAACATATTTGGAAAAATGTTTTAGGTGAAAAAACAGATATTCAACAAGctaaatttccaaaaatttcaaaacctattgaaaaatcaattttagaaCAAAATGAATATATGAAACAAGTTGTCGATAAATTACGTTCTgcagaatcaaatttaaataaaaaaaaaggtaaaggaaaatcaacaacaacatatGATTCAAATAAACCAAAACAAACTAGAATTTATGTTGCTGAAAATTATCCTGAATGGCAAGAAAaagtaattgatttaattaaaaaatcatataaCCTAAATGgaataaaagaaattaatgaaattaaattaagAGAACTTTTATCTGAAAGTGGTTtaataaaagataaaaaagtTATGCCATTTGTACAACAAATTAAA aaaaaattacaaattgaaggtgaagatgcatttgaaagaagtttatcatttaatgaattaaatacattaaaaattttaattccaTATATTAAATCTTCTGCTAAATTTACAAATGTTGaagtaatttcaattaatgaaataaaagaaaatttaaaaaataataataaagaagaattatcaaataaagaaaattatgatttaattaaaattgaaaattctcAACCTGGTTTACCTGAAGTACAATTTTGGAATGAGTAa
- a CDS encoding carbamoyl-phosphate synthase arginine-specific large chain: MLRTIPLCRPSLASRSIRTFPSLAARRTVPTQTRSYAVAAPAVGSYGQVDGEPTLNSPSELARRISAKVLPKLEKPDVKKVLVVGSGGLSIGQAGEFDYSGSQAIKALRESNISTILINPNIATIQTSHHLANEIYFLPVTADYVAYVLEKERPDGILLTFGGQSALNVGIQLDKMGVLERLGVKVLGTPIRTLEVSEDRDLFVQALNEIDIPAAQSTAVSTIQDALDAAKEIGYPIILRSAFSLGGLGSGFAHDEEELRNLAAKSLSLSPQVLIEKSLKGWKELEYEVVRDAADNTIICCNMENFDPLGTHTGDSIVVAPSQTLSDDEYHMLRTAAIKIVRHVGVVGECNVQYALDPHSRDYRVIEMNARLSRSSALASKATGYPLAYTAAKIALGHTLPELPNAVTKSTTACFEPSLDYIVTKMPKWDLAKFQHVERNVGSAMKSVGEVMAIGRTFEESLQKAIRQVDPNFCGFDAYWKPEDMETALANNNDRRLFAIAHAMLNLNYTIDQLHDITKIDKWFLYKLENIVTVYKQLQNTPFETVDKELITTAKKTGFSDLHISQLAGVKEAEVRAKRKSFGVTPFVKRIDTLAAEFPAYTNYLYTTYNASTHDVDFSENGTMVLGSGVYRIGSSVEFDWCAVTCSRAIRDLGKKTIMINYNPETVSTDFDEADRLYFEELGFERVMDIYELEGAEGVVVSVGGQLPQNIALRLKNSGVNVLGTDPEQIDNAEDRHKFSSILDSIGVDQPAWTEATSLESAKAFADKVGYPVLIRPSYVLSGAAMNTVWDEASLEKNLTLATDVSPLHPVVISQFIDNAQEIDVDAVAYKGELLVHAVSEHVENAGVHSGDATLVLPPFSLPPTELDSYKEIAKKVAKAFEISGPFNMQIIRKPPTGNEVPELKVIECNLRASRSFPFVSKVLGKNFIDVAAAAIMGENVPAPIDLMKEQRDYVAIKVPQFSWTRLPGADPFLGVEMASTGEVASFGKDIHEAYWSAILSVNGFKLPKKNSGILIGGDISRKEMPIIASNLLSLGFKLFTYDQKVESFLNEQPNLNIKKIYIPVKDKRKLREVLEENEISTVIDLSRSRAISINEAEYAARRASVDFGIPLINNAKLAVLLTETLIKKFNQSPLPYVEGTNPPEVKSWREFVGEERAY, translated from the exons ATGCTTCGAACAATTCCCCTTTGTCGACCTTCCCTCGCTTCTCGTTCAATTCGAACTTTCCCTTCTTTAGCTGCCAGAAGAACAGTACCCACTCAAACTAGATCTTATGCCGTTGCAGCACCTGCAGTCGGTTCATACGGTCAAGTAGATGGTGAACCAACTCTCAACTCTCCTTCCGAATTAGCTAGACGAATATCAGCTAAAGTCTTACCTAAATTGGAGAAACCCGACGTGAAAAAGGTATTGGTGGTTGGATCCGGTGGTTTGAGTATTGGTCAAGCTGGAGAATTCGATTATTCTG GTTCACAAGCTATAAAAGCATTACGAGAATCCAACATTTCTACTATCCTCATTAACCCAAACATCGCTACTATTCAAACTTCACACCATTTGGCAAACGAAATCTACTTCCTTCCTGTTACTGCTGATTACGTCGCTTACGTTttggagaaagaaagaCCAGATGGTATCCTTTTAACCTTTGGTGGTCAATCAGCTTTGAATGTCGGTATTCAATTGGATAAAATGGGTGTACTTGAAAGATTAGGTGTCAAAGTATTGGGTACTCCGATTAGAACTTTGGAAGTTTCGGAAGATCGTGATTTATTTGTACAAGCTTTGAACG aaattgatattcccGCTGCCCAATCTACTGCCGTGTCAACAATCCAAGACGCCCTTGATGCAGCTAAAGAAATTGGTTACCCTATCATTCTTCGATCTGCTTTCTCCCTTGGTGGTCTTGGTTCAGGTTTCGCTcatgacgaagaagaacttCGAAATTTGGCTGCTAAATCCCTTTCGCTTTCACCTCAAGTGTTGATCGAAAAGTCATTGAAAGGATGGAAGGAGCTTGAGTACGAGGTCGTCCGAGATGCTGCTGAT AATACCATCATCTGCTGTAACATGGAGAACTTTGACCCTCTTGGTACGCACACCGGTGACTCTATTGTCGTTGCCCCATCGCAAACCCTTTCCGATGATGAGTATCACATGCTCCGAACTGCTGCTATCAAGATTGTTAGACACGTCGGAGTAGTCGGTGAATGTAAC GTACAATACGCTCTCGACCCCCACAGTCGAGATTACCGGGTTATCGAAATGAACGCTCGTCTCTCTCGATCTAG TGCCCTTGCTTCCAAGGCTACCGGTTATCCTCTTGCATACACTGCTGCCAAGATCGCTCTTGGTCACACCCTTCCTGAACTTCCTAATGCCGTCACTAAATCCACTACAGCTTGTTTCGAGCCATCGTTAGATTACATTGTCACTAAGATGCCTAAATGGGATTTGGCTAAATTCCAACACGTCGAGCGAAATGTCGGATCCGCCATGAAGTCAGTTGGAGAGGTCATGGCTATTGGTCGAACATTTGAAGAATCCCTTCAAAAAGCTATTCGACAAGTTGACCCCAACTTCTGTGGATTTGACGCTTACTGGAAACCTGAAGATATGGAGACCGCTTTGGCCAACAACAACGATAGACGATTGTTTGCTATTGCTCACGCTATGTTAAACCTCAATTACACCATTGATCAATTACACGATATCACCAAGATCGATAAATGGTTCTTGTACAAATTAGAAAACATTGTTACAGTTTACAAGCAACTTCAAAATACACCTTTCGAAACAGTTGACAAAGAATTGATCACCACAGCTAAGAAGACTGGATTCTCAGATTTACATATTAGTCAATTGGCAGGAGTCAAGGAAGCTGAAGTTCGAGCTAAGAGAAAATCTTTCGGAGTAACACCATTTGTGAAACGAATCGATACTCTCGCTGCTGAGTTCCCCGCCTACACCAACTACTTGTACACCACTTACAACGCTTCAACCCACGATGTCGATTTCAGTGAAAACGGAACAATGGTTTTAGGTTCAGGTGTATACAGAATTGGATCTTCAGTAGAATTCGATTGGTGTGCCGTTACGTGCTCTCGAGCTATTAGGGATCTTGGTAAAAAGACAATTATGATCAACTACAACCCCGAAACCGTATCTACCGATTTCgatgaagctgatagaCTCTACTTCGAAGAACTTGGTTTCGAACGTGTTATGGATATCTACGAGTTGGAAGGTGCTGAAGGTGTTGTTGTTTCTGTTGGTG GTCAATTGCCTCAAAACATCGCTCTTCGACTCAAGAACTCTGGCGTCAACGTTCTCGGTACAGATCCCGAACAAATCGATAATGCCGAAGATAGACACAAGTTCTCTTCCATTTTGGATTCAATCGGTGTAGATCAACCAGCATGGACAGAGGCCACTTCGCTCGAATCCGCTAAAGCCTTCGCCGATAAAGTAGGATACCCTGTTCTTATTCGACCATCTTACGTTCTTTCAGGTGCAGCAATGAATACCGTATGGGATGAGGCTTCTCTTGAAAAAAATCTTACTCTCGCCACCGACGTTTCTCCATTACATCCAGTGGTTATTTCTCAATTCATCGATAACGCTCAAGAAATAGATGTAGACGCTGTTGCTTATAAGGGTGAATTACTTGTTCATGCTGTTTCGGAACACGTTGAAAATGCAGGTGTACACTCTGGTGATGCTACTTTAGTTTTACCACCATTCAGTTTACCACCAACCGAATTAGATAGTTATAAAGAAATTGCTAAAAAAGTAGCAAAAGCTTTCGAAATTTCAGGTCCATTTAATATGcaaattattagaaaacCACCAACTGGAAATGAAGTACCAGAATTGAAAGTTATAGAATGTAATTTAAGAGCATCAAGATCTTTCCCATTCGTTTCAAAAGTTTTGGGTAAAAATTTTATTGATgtagctgctgctgctaTTATGGGAGAAAATGTACCTGCTCctattgatttaatgaaaGAACAAAGGGATTACGTTGCTATTAAAGTACCTCAATTTTCATGGACTAGATTACCAGGTGCAGATCCTTTCTTAGGTGTTGAAATGGCTTCTACTGGTGAAGTCGCTTCATTTGGTAAAGATATACATGAAGCTTATTGGTCT GCAATTTTAAGTGTAAATGGATTTAAActtccaaaaaaaaattcagGTATTTTAATAGGTGGAGATAtttcaagaaaagaaatgcCAATAATAgcttcaaatttattatcacttggatttaaattatttacaTATGATCAAAAAGTTGAatcttttttaaatgaacaaccaaatttaaatattaaaaaaatttatatACCTgttaaagataaaagaaaattaagagaagttttagaagaaaatgaaatttcaactgtaattgatttatcaagatcaagagcaatttcaattaatgaagctgaatatGCAGCTAGAAGAGCTTCAgttgattttggaattcCC TTAATAAATAATGCTAAATTAGCTGTTTTATTAACTGAAACTcttattaaaaaatttaatcaaTCTCCTTTACCTTATGTAGAAGGTACAAATCCACCTGAAGTTAAATCTTGGAGAGAATTTGtaggtgaagaaagagcatattaa